A portion of the Caenorhabditis elegans chromosome III genome contains these proteins:
- the F25B5.3 gene encoding Transposase (Confirmed by transcript evidence) — MSNKVARRLGKCLFVSGRRFESRQSILQLRSVLRESCWLQTVVSVCEHTRNPH; from the exons ATGTCAAATAAAGTTGCAAGAAGGTTAGGAAAATGCCTTTTCGTTAGCGGAAGACGATTCGAAAGTCGACAATCAATCTTACAATTGCGAA GCGTGCTCCGCGAGTCTTGTTGGCTTCAAACTGTGGTGTCTGTCTGTGAACACAC ccgaaaccCTCACTGA
- the F25B5.3 gene encoding 5'-nucleotidase (Confirmed by transcript evidence): MNSANSSETLTDTPLSATLDQSQFSMFKAAEIVNAAAACAEAECIEQLKKTDVVPLLMNYLLGEEQILVADPTAVAAKLRKMVVGGAGKTVVISDFDYTLSRFANEQGERLSTTHGVFDDNVMRLKPELGQKFVDLKNKYYPIEFSPNLTMEEKIPHMEKWWGTSHSLIVNEKFSKNTIEDFVRQSRIVFKDGAEDFIEALDAHNIPLVIFSAGIGNIIEYFLQQKLGAIPRNTHFISNMILFDEDDNACAFSEPLIHTFCKNSSVIQKETSFFHDIAGRVNVILLGDSMGDIHMDVGVERDGPTLKVGYYNGSLDDTAALQHYEEVYDIVLIHDPTLNVAQKIVDIINSSH, encoded by the exons ATGAATTCTGCTAACTCGT ccgaaaccCTCACTGACACACCACTCTCTGCCACACTCGAccaatcacaattttcaatgttcaaaGCCGCCGAAATTGTGAATGCAGCAGCTGCCTGCGCTGAAGCAGAATGCATCGAACAGCTGAAAAAGACTGATGTCGTGCCATTACTGATGAACTACCTACTTGGAGAAGAACAGATTCTGGTTGCTGATCCAACTGCAGTTGCGGCGAAACTTCGGAAAATGGTTGTTGGAGGCGCCGGGAAAACTGTAGTTATCAGTGATTTTGACTATACACTGTCTCGATTCGCCAATGAGCAAGGAGAACGTCTTTCGACCACCCATGGAGTTTTTGATGATAATGTAATGCGGTTAAAGCCAGAATTGGGACAAAAGTTTGTTGATCTGAAAAACAAGTATTATCCGATTGAGTTCTCGCCGAATCTGACGATGGAGGAAAAGATTCCACATATGGAGAAATGGTGGGGAACAAGTCATTCATTGATTGTCAACGAAAAGTTCTCAAAGAACACAATTGAAGACTTTGTTCGTCAATCGAGAATTGTTTTCAAAGATGGAGCTGAAGATTTTATTGAAGCTCTCGATGCACACAACATTCCACTTGTCATCTTCAGTGCAGGAATCGGAAACATCATTGAGTATTTCCTTCAGCAGAAGCTCGGCGCAATTCCACGCAACACACATTTCATCTCCAACATGATTCTGTTCGATGAGGATGACAACGCTTGTGCATTCTCCGAGCCGTTGATCCACACTTTCTGCAAGAATTCATCAGTTATTCAGAAGGAAACATCGTTTTTCCATGATATTGCTGGAAG agtaaacGTAATTCTGCTCGGTGACTCGATGGGTGATATTCACATGGACGTTGGAGTTGAAAGAGACGGGCCCACGTTGAAAGTTGGATATTACAATGGATCG cttgacGACACCGCCGCTCTCCAGCACTATGAGGAAGTCTACGACATTGTCCTGATTCATGATCCGACGTTGAATGTGGCTCAAAAGATTGTTGACATCATCAACTCATCACATTGA
- the nono-1 gene encoding NOPS domain-containing protein (Confirmed by transcript evidence) produces the protein MIPRTPGLSKERELGPRFPTPNSFEYVYGMKWKELYVVEQKRRAQLDEELRESRRRLESDMELAYQDYQAQMLREDLQRRQQELERLEAARRERMRGLGGPPPGMPGGVPPQAQPFNPHGGSMFGGPGGPGGPPPFGQPFQQAPQGMFNVPTGPPPLMGGGGDPRGPPGGMGGPPGHGGMGGPPGHGGQGGPPGHGGMGGPPPGQGGPGGPGGPGGPGGMLPKSHGRSNMIEGVQRLLQIFKSDNGPPGGMPGRDYPPQQGPGGMFGSYGDGGYPPEKKQRR, from the exons ATGATCCCACGTACACCGGGACTCTCAAA GGAACGTGAGCTTGGACCGCGTTTCCCGACACCAAACAGCTTCGAGTATGTGTATGGAATGAAGTGGAAGGAATTGTATGTTGTGGAGCAAAAACGTCGTGCTCAACTCGACGAAGAGCTTCGCGAATCACGTCGACGATTGGAATCTGATATGGAGCTCGCTTATCAAGACTATCAAGCACAGATGCTCAGAGAAG ATCTCCAACGCCGCCAACAAGAGCTAGAACGTCTTGAAGCTGCTCGCCGCGAACGTATGCGTGGTCTTGGTGGACCACCACCAGGAATGCCAGGAGGTGTGCCACCACAAGCTCAGCCATTCAACCCACACGGAGGATCAATGTTCGGCGGACCTGGAGGACCAGGTGGACCACCACCATTCGGTCAACCGTTCCAACAAGCACCACAAGGAATGTTCAATGTTCCTACAGGACCTCCACCACTGATGGGAGGTGGTGGAGATCCTAGAGGACCACCAGGTGGAATGGGAGGACCACCAGGACACGGAGGAATGGGAGGTCCCCCAGGACACGGAGGACAAGGCGGACCACCAGGTCATGGAGGAATGGGAGGACCACCACCAGGACAAGGAGGGCCAGGGGGTCCGGGAGGACCTGGAGGTCCTGGAGGAATGCTTCCAAAATCTCACGGACGGAGTAACATGATCGAAGGAGTCCAACGATTATTGCAGATCTTCAAAAGTGATAATGGACCACCAGGAGGAATgc CCGGCCGTGATTATCCACCACAGCAAGGACCAGGAGGCATGTTCGGATCATATGGCGACGGAGGTTACCCACCGGAGAAGAAGCAACGACGATAG
- the F25B5.3 gene encoding Putative cytosolic 5'-nucleotidase 3 (Confirmed by transcript evidence) — MGHCFSVFSSKETINCTETLTDTPLSATLDQSQFSMFKAAEIVNAAAACAEAECIEQLKKTDVVPLLMNYLLGEEQILVADPTAVAAKLRKMVVGGAGKTVVISDFDYTLSRFANEQGERLSTTHGVFDDNVMRLKPELGQKFVDLKNKYYPIEFSPNLTMEEKIPHMEKWWGTSHSLIVNEKFSKNTIEDFVRQSRIVFKDGAEDFIEALDAHNIPLVIFSAGIGNIIEYFLQQKLGAIPRNTHFISNMILFDEDDNACAFSEPLIHTFCKNSSVIQKETSFFHDIAGRVNVILLGDSMGDIHMDVGVERDGPTLKVGYYNGSLDDTAALQHYEEVYDIVLIHDPTLNVAQKIVDIINSSH, encoded by the exons ATGGGACAttgtttttccgttttctcctCAAAGGAGACTATTAATTGTA ccgaaaccCTCACTGACACACCACTCTCTGCCACACTCGAccaatcacaattttcaatgttcaaaGCCGCCGAAATTGTGAATGCAGCAGCTGCCTGCGCTGAAGCAGAATGCATCGAACAGCTGAAAAAGACTGATGTCGTGCCATTACTGATGAACTACCTACTTGGAGAAGAACAGATTCTGGTTGCTGATCCAACTGCAGTTGCGGCGAAACTTCGGAAAATGGTTGTTGGAGGCGCCGGGAAAACTGTAGTTATCAGTGATTTTGACTATACACTGTCTCGATTCGCCAATGAGCAAGGAGAACGTCTTTCGACCACCCATGGAGTTTTTGATGATAATGTAATGCGGTTAAAGCCAGAATTGGGACAAAAGTTTGTTGATCTGAAAAACAAGTATTATCCGATTGAGTTCTCGCCGAATCTGACGATGGAGGAAAAGATTCCACATATGGAGAAATGGTGGGGAACAAGTCATTCATTGATTGTCAACGAAAAGTTCTCAAAGAACACAATTGAAGACTTTGTTCGTCAATCGAGAATTGTTTTCAAAGATGGAGCTGAAGATTTTATTGAAGCTCTCGATGCACACAACATTCCACTTGTCATCTTCAGTGCAGGAATCGGAAACATCATTGAGTATTTCCTTCAGCAGAAGCTCGGCGCAATTCCACGCAACACACATTTCATCTCCAACATGATTCTGTTCGATGAGGATGACAACGCTTGTGCATTCTCCGAGCCGTTGATCCACACTTTCTGCAAGAATTCATCAGTTATTCAGAAGGAAACATCGTTTTTCCATGATATTGCTGGAAG agtaaacGTAATTCTGCTCGGTGACTCGATGGGTGATATTCACATGGACGTTGGAGTTGAAAGAGACGGGCCCACGTTGAAAGTTGGATATTACAATGGATCG cttgacGACACCGCCGCTCTCCAGCACTATGAGGAAGTCTACGACATTGTCCTGATTCATGATCCGACGTTGAATGTGGCTCAAAAGATTGTTGACATCATCAACTCATCACATTGA
- the nono-1 gene encoding RRM domain-containing protein (Partially confirmed by transcript evidence) has product MSGARRDNRRSNGRDDSSRVAKAENDRKPGRENRGGDEKRGNSNNAARSGGGGGGNRGGAERGIAPAQQPYDNNGGHRSGGGGGRSGGGGTSFNGAAFTESQLMDEVPKKKFTGRCRLFVGNLPNEVKETELKELFSPHGDIAECYLSGKGFAFLRLDTRAHAESAKEAIDGRIIHGRQVRVRFAVHGAAIRVKELSPTVSNEMLYHAFSHFGDVERAVHIVDEKGRPTGEGIVEFERKPNCNEAMAAIRDKVFLLTASPKPLICEVLEPRDEDDGLAERMIPRTPGLSKERELGPRFPTPNSFEYVYGMKWKELYVVEQKRRAQLDEELRESRRRLESDMELAYQDYQAQMLREGYLMFFLLFFWFRALFFFF; this is encoded by the exons ATGAGTGGTGCAAGGAGAGACAACAGGCGTTCAAATGGTCGTGATGATTCATCAAGAGTTGCAAAAGCGGAAAACGATCGCAAACCAGGGAGGGAAAATCGCGGAGGAGAtgaaaa gcgTGGAAATTCCAACAATGCAGCTCGCAGTGGTGGCGGAGGTGGAGGCAACCGCGGTGGAGCCGAACGTGGAATTGCTCCGGCTCAACAGCCGTACGACAACAATGGAGGACACAGaagcggtggtggtggtggaagaagtggtggtggtggaactTCTTTCAATGGAGCAGCGTTCACTGAGTCCCAACTGATGGATgaagttccaaaaaagaaGTTCACTGGAAGATGTCGGCTTTTCgtcggaaatttgccaaatgaAGTTAAAGAAACCGAGCTAAAAGAACTTTTCTCTCCACATGGAGATATTGCTGAGTGCTATTTATCTGGAAAAGGATTTGCGTTCTTAAGACTG GATACACGTGCTCACGCTGAAAGTGCCAAGGAGGCCATCGACGGTCGCATCATTCACGGCCGTCAAGTACGTGTTAGATTCGCAGTTCATGGAGCGGCGATTCGAGTTAAAGAACTCTCGCCAACTGTCTCCAATGAGATGCTCTATCACGCATTCTCACATTTTGGAGATGTTGAAAGGGCTGTTCATATTGTCGACGAAAAGGGAAGACCAACCGGAGAAGGAATCGTAGAATTTGAAAGAAAGCCGAATTGTAACGAGGCAATGGCTGCTATTCGCGATAAAGTGTTCTTATTGACCGC GAGTCCGAAACCACTGATTTGTGAAGTGCTGGAACCAAGAGATGAAGACGATGGACTGGCCGAGAGAATGATCCCACGTACACCGGGACTCTCAAA GGAACGTGAGCTTGGACCGCGTTTCCCGACACCAAACAGCTTCGAGTATGTGTATGGAATGAAGTGGAAGGAATTGTATGTTGTGGAGCAAAAACGTCGTGCTCAACTCGACGAAGAGCTTCGCGAATCACGTCGACGATTGGAATCTGATATGGAGCTCGCTTATCAAGACTATCAAGCACAGATGCTCAGAGAAGGTTAccttatgttttttttgctctttttttggtttcgtgcattatttttctttttctag
- the nono-1 gene encoding RRM domain-containing protein (Confirmed by transcript evidence), whose product MSGARRDNRRSNGRDDSSRVAKAENDRKPGRENRGGDEKRGNSNNAARSGGGGGGNRGGAERGIAPAQQPYDNNGGHRSGGGGGRSGGGGTSFNGAAFTESQLMDEVPKKKFTGRCRLFVGNLPNEVKETELKELFSPHGDIAECYLSGKGFAFLRLDTRAHAESAKEAIDGRIIHGRQVRVRFAVHGAAIRVKELSPTVSNEMLYHAFSHFGDVERAVHIVDEKGRPTGEGIVEFERKPNCNEAMAAIRDKVFLLTASPKPLICEVLEPRDEDDGLAERMIPRTPGLSKERELGPRFPTPNSFEYVYGMKWKELYVVEQKRRAQLDEELRESRRRLESDMELAYQDYQAQMLREDLQRRQQELERLEAARRERMRGLGGPPPGMPGGVPPQAQPFNPHGGSMFGGPGGPGGPPPFGQPFQQAPQGMFNVPTGPPPLMGGGGDPRGPPGGMGGPPGHGGMGGPPGHGGQGGPPGHGGMGGPPPGQGGPGGPGGPGGPGGMLPKSHGRSNMIEGVQRLLQIFKSDNGPPGGMPGRDYPPQQGPGGMFGSYGDGGYPPEKKQRR is encoded by the exons ATGAGTGGTGCAAGGAGAGACAACAGGCGTTCAAATGGTCGTGATGATTCATCAAGAGTTGCAAAAGCGGAAAACGATCGCAAACCAGGGAGGGAAAATCGCGGAGGAGAtgaaaa gcgTGGAAATTCCAACAATGCAGCTCGCAGTGGTGGCGGAGGTGGAGGCAACCGCGGTGGAGCCGAACGTGGAATTGCTCCGGCTCAACAGCCGTACGACAACAATGGAGGACACAGaagcggtggtggtggtggaagaagtggtggtggtggaactTCTTTCAATGGAGCAGCGTTCACTGAGTCCCAACTGATGGATgaagttccaaaaaagaaGTTCACTGGAAGATGTCGGCTTTTCgtcggaaatttgccaaatgaAGTTAAAGAAACCGAGCTAAAAGAACTTTTCTCTCCACATGGAGATATTGCTGAGTGCTATTTATCTGGAAAAGGATTTGCGTTCTTAAGACTG GATACACGTGCTCACGCTGAAAGTGCCAAGGAGGCCATCGACGGTCGCATCATTCACGGCCGTCAAGTACGTGTTAGATTCGCAGTTCATGGAGCGGCGATTCGAGTTAAAGAACTCTCGCCAACTGTCTCCAATGAGATGCTCTATCACGCATTCTCACATTTTGGAGATGTTGAAAGGGCTGTTCATATTGTCGACGAAAAGGGAAGACCAACCGGAGAAGGAATCGTAGAATTTGAAAGAAAGCCGAATTGTAACGAGGCAATGGCTGCTATTCGCGATAAAGTGTTCTTATTGACCGC GAGTCCGAAACCACTGATTTGTGAAGTGCTGGAACCAAGAGATGAAGACGATGGACTGGCCGAGAGAATGATCCCACGTACACCGGGACTCTCAAA GGAACGTGAGCTTGGACCGCGTTTCCCGACACCAAACAGCTTCGAGTATGTGTATGGAATGAAGTGGAAGGAATTGTATGTTGTGGAGCAAAAACGTCGTGCTCAACTCGACGAAGAGCTTCGCGAATCACGTCGACGATTGGAATCTGATATGGAGCTCGCTTATCAAGACTATCAAGCACAGATGCTCAGAGAAG ATCTCCAACGCCGCCAACAAGAGCTAGAACGTCTTGAAGCTGCTCGCCGCGAACGTATGCGTGGTCTTGGTGGACCACCACCAGGAATGCCAGGAGGTGTGCCACCACAAGCTCAGCCATTCAACCCACACGGAGGATCAATGTTCGGCGGACCTGGAGGACCAGGTGGACCACCACCATTCGGTCAACCGTTCCAACAAGCACCACAAGGAATGTTCAATGTTCCTACAGGACCTCCACCACTGATGGGAGGTGGTGGAGATCCTAGAGGACCACCAGGTGGAATGGGAGGACCACCAGGACACGGAGGAATGGGAGGTCCCCCAGGACACGGAGGACAAGGCGGACCACCAGGTCATGGAGGAATGGGAGGACCACCACCAGGACAAGGAGGGCCAGGGGGTCCGGGAGGACCTGGAGGTCCTGGAGGAATGCTTCCAAAATCTCACGGACGGAGTAACATGATCGAAGGAGTCCAACGATTATTGCAGATCTTCAAAAGTGATAATGGACCACCAGGAGGAATgc CCGGCCGTGATTATCCACCACAGCAAGGACCAGGAGGCATGTTCGGATCATATGGCGACGGAGGTTACCCACCGGAGAAGAAGCAACGACGATAG
- the nono-1 gene encoding RRM domain-containing protein (Confirmed by transcript evidence) produces MSGARRDNRRSNGRDDSSRVAKAENDRKPGRENRGGDEKRGNSNNAARSGGGGGGNRGGAERGIAPAQQPYDNNGGHRSGGGGGRSGGGGTSFNGAAFTESQLMDEVPKKKFTGRCRLFVGNLPNEVKETELKELFSPHGDIAECYLSGKGFAFLRLISNAANKS; encoded by the exons ATGAGTGGTGCAAGGAGAGACAACAGGCGTTCAAATGGTCGTGATGATTCATCAAGAGTTGCAAAAGCGGAAAACGATCGCAAACCAGGGAGGGAAAATCGCGGAGGAGAtgaaaa gcgTGGAAATTCCAACAATGCAGCTCGCAGTGGTGGCGGAGGTGGAGGCAACCGCGGTGGAGCCGAACGTGGAATTGCTCCGGCTCAACAGCCGTACGACAACAATGGAGGACACAGaagcggtggtggtggtggaagaagtggtggtggtggaactTCTTTCAATGGAGCAGCGTTCACTGAGTCCCAACTGATGGATgaagttccaaaaaagaaGTTCACTGGAAGATGTCGGCTTTTCgtcggaaatttgccaaatgaAGTTAAAGAAACCGAGCTAAAAGAACTTTTCTCTCCACATGGAGATATTGCTGAGTGCTATTTATCTGGAAAAGGATTTGCGTTCTTAAGACTG ATCTCCAACGCCGCCAACAAGAGCTAG
- the F25B5.3 gene encoding Putative cytosolic 5'-nucleotidase 3 (Confirmed by transcript evidence), with the protein MSNKVARRLGKCLFVSGRRFESRQSILQLRTETLTDTPLSATLDQSQFSMFKAAEIVNAAAACAEAECIEQLKKTDVVPLLMNYLLGEEQILVADPTAVAAKLRKMVVGGAGKTVVISDFDYTLSRFANEQGERLSTTHGVFDDNVMRLKPELGQKFVDLKNKYYPIEFSPNLTMEEKIPHMEKWWGTSHSLIVNEKFSKNTIEDFVRQSRIVFKDGAEDFIEALDAHNIPLVIFSAGIGNIIEYFLQQKLGAIPRNTHFISNMILFDEDDNACAFSEPLIHTFCKNSSVIQKETSFFHDIAGRVNVILLGDSMGDIHMDVGVERDGPTLKVGYYNGSLDDTAALQHYEEVYDIVLIHDPTLNVAQKIVDIINSSH; encoded by the exons ATGTCAAATAAAGTTGCAAGAAGGTTAGGAAAATGCCTTTTCGTTAGCGGAAGACGATTCGAAAGTCGACAATCAATCTTACAATTGCGAA ccgaaaccCTCACTGACACACCACTCTCTGCCACACTCGAccaatcacaattttcaatgttcaaaGCCGCCGAAATTGTGAATGCAGCAGCTGCCTGCGCTGAAGCAGAATGCATCGAACAGCTGAAAAAGACTGATGTCGTGCCATTACTGATGAACTACCTACTTGGAGAAGAACAGATTCTGGTTGCTGATCCAACTGCAGTTGCGGCGAAACTTCGGAAAATGGTTGTTGGAGGCGCCGGGAAAACTGTAGTTATCAGTGATTTTGACTATACACTGTCTCGATTCGCCAATGAGCAAGGAGAACGTCTTTCGACCACCCATGGAGTTTTTGATGATAATGTAATGCGGTTAAAGCCAGAATTGGGACAAAAGTTTGTTGATCTGAAAAACAAGTATTATCCGATTGAGTTCTCGCCGAATCTGACGATGGAGGAAAAGATTCCACATATGGAGAAATGGTGGGGAACAAGTCATTCATTGATTGTCAACGAAAAGTTCTCAAAGAACACAATTGAAGACTTTGTTCGTCAATCGAGAATTGTTTTCAAAGATGGAGCTGAAGATTTTATTGAAGCTCTCGATGCACACAACATTCCACTTGTCATCTTCAGTGCAGGAATCGGAAACATCATTGAGTATTTCCTTCAGCAGAAGCTCGGCGCAATTCCACGCAACACACATTTCATCTCCAACATGATTCTGTTCGATGAGGATGACAACGCTTGTGCATTCTCCGAGCCGTTGATCCACACTTTCTGCAAGAATTCATCAGTTATTCAGAAGGAAACATCGTTTTTCCATGATATTGCTGGAAG agtaaacGTAATTCTGCTCGGTGACTCGATGGGTGATATTCACATGGACGTTGGAGTTGAAAGAGACGGGCCCACGTTGAAAGTTGGATATTACAATGGATCG cttgacGACACCGCCGCTCTCCAGCACTATGAGGAAGTCTACGACATTGTCCTGATTCATGATCCGACGTTGAATGTGGCTCAAAAGATTGTTGACATCATCAACTCATCACATTGA
- the F25B5.3 gene encoding Putative cytosolic 5'-nucleotidase 3 (Confirmed by transcript evidence), whose product MFKAAEIVNAAAACAEAECIEQLKKTDVVPLLMNYLLGEEQILVADPTAVAAKLRKMVVGGAGKTVVISDFDYTLSRFANEQGERLSTTHGVFDDNVMRLKPELGQKFVDLKNKYYPIEFSPNLTMEEKIPHMEKWWGTSHSLIVNEKFSKNTIEDFVRQSRIVFKDGAEDFIEALDAHNIPLVIFSAGIGNIIEYFLQQKLGAIPRNTHFISNMILFDEDDNACAFSEPLIHTFCKNSSVIQKETSFFHDIAGRVNVILLGDSMGDIHMDVGVERDGPTLKVGYYNGSLDDTAALQHYEEVYDIVLIHDPTLNVAQKIVDIINSSH is encoded by the exons atgttcaaaGCCGCCGAAATTGTGAATGCAGCAGCTGCCTGCGCTGAAGCAGAATGCATCGAACAGCTGAAAAAGACTGATGTCGTGCCATTACTGATGAACTACCTACTTGGAGAAGAACAGATTCTGGTTGCTGATCCAACTGCAGTTGCGGCGAAACTTCGGAAAATGGTTGTTGGAGGCGCCGGGAAAACTGTAGTTATCAGTGATTTTGACTATACACTGTCTCGATTCGCCAATGAGCAAGGAGAACGTCTTTCGACCACCCATGGAGTTTTTGATGATAATGTAATGCGGTTAAAGCCAGAATTGGGACAAAAGTTTGTTGATCTGAAAAACAAGTATTATCCGATTGAGTTCTCGCCGAATCTGACGATGGAGGAAAAGATTCCACATATGGAGAAATGGTGGGGAACAAGTCATTCATTGATTGTCAACGAAAAGTTCTCAAAGAACACAATTGAAGACTTTGTTCGTCAATCGAGAATTGTTTTCAAAGATGGAGCTGAAGATTTTATTGAAGCTCTCGATGCACACAACATTCCACTTGTCATCTTCAGTGCAGGAATCGGAAACATCATTGAGTATTTCCTTCAGCAGAAGCTCGGCGCAATTCCACGCAACACACATTTCATCTCCAACATGATTCTGTTCGATGAGGATGACAACGCTTGTGCATTCTCCGAGCCGTTGATCCACACTTTCTGCAAGAATTCATCAGTTATTCAGAAGGAAACATCGTTTTTCCATGATATTGCTGGAAG agtaaacGTAATTCTGCTCGGTGACTCGATGGGTGATATTCACATGGACGTTGGAGTTGAAAGAGACGGGCCCACGTTGAAAGTTGGATATTACAATGGATCG cttgacGACACCGCCGCTCTCCAGCACTATGAGGAAGTCTACGACATTGTCCTGATTCATGATCCGACGTTGAATGTGGCTCAAAAGATTGTTGACATCATCAACTCATCACATTGA